The stretch of DNA ACCGGAAATCTCTCTCCGATCTATATCTTGCTAAGGAAGATTTCGAGCAAGCCACCACCTATTATGCAGCTTACCTCGAAAACGCTTCGAAGAAAACGGCAAGTGATATGGCCGGCTTAGCTACTATCTACATGAATATGGCCTCAAAGCAAACCGGTGATAAGCAAAAGGAAACGTTGAAGAAGGCTGATGAGATCTATGCTCAATTGGGCGAGAAGTTTCCGGCCAATATCGACTTTGCTAACTTCATGCGTGCCCGTATCAATTCGAATCTCGACCCCGAGACCAAAGAAGGACTTGCAAAGCCTTTCTATGAAGCCATTGTTACGTCTCTCGCAGATAAAGCCGATAGAGACCGAGCCGACACTGCTCGTTTGATGGAAGCCTACCGATATTTGGGCTATTACTACTTGGTGAAGAATGACAAAGCCACGGCTGATGGTTATTGGAATAAACTCTTGGCTATCGATCCCAATAACGAAACGGCCAAACAAGCTTTGGGCATCAAGTAAAGTTGATTTCTATCGGGGACGATTCGCCCGATATCCCATTGCGTTTCTATAAAGAAGGAGCGCGGCAGAAGAACCTTTTGCCGCGCTCCTTTTTTCCTTTTTACAGTAGGAATTCCTTTTGGGGCTCCATCCTTTTTGTAACAGGAAAGGGTATTCAGATAAAGCCAGACGAGTCGACACTCTTCATTTACCGTTTCCTGTTAGCTCTTATATGGTAACATTCGTCCAAAAGGGGAGGCGAAACAGGCACGACTGGTAGGCAAGGAAAGGGAAACACGGAGACTATTCGTCGTTTTCCTCTTCCTCTCTAAGCTCAGGACAAAACGGATATTTTGGACACCCCACGAAGAGCATCAATGCGATGGGAATAGAACTGATGAGAAGACCTATCGAGAGTTCTCGATAGTCGTCTATAAAAAGCCCAATAACAAGGAGGCTAAACGCAAGGTCGACAATGACAAACAGACTGAATTTCAACCAGAATATAAATGTTTTCATTTCTGGAAGTTTTGAGTTTCTGAACGGCTAAGATACAAAAAAGAGGCAGAATAAGAAACGAAGGAGACTAAAGAAATGAAAAGCAAAAGGTCCAAACAGGTTGTTCCTCTATAGGGAAAGAGGTGTCCATATGCGAATTTATCACTGTGGGGCATTGTTATCCACGGCAAAAAGCGTACTTTTGCACTAAGCGACACTTTGAATGAAGTTTTTAGAATTCACAACGAGACTCTTCCGCGGGGTGTTTTGGCCCTTGCGGGTCAATGCCACTTTCTTTTTTTTCATGTACGTACTGGGTATGGTCTGTGCCTGGTGTACACTTCCAGTCGGCCGCGGAGCACATCTTTATGAATATCTCTATGCCGAACTATTGGTAGATGTCTATGTGTTGTGCGCAATTCTTGCGCTCATCCCTCGGTGTCTGCGATCTTGGCTGCGCGCGCTGCTCTACCTTATTATATATGCAACAGCAGCGATAGACGTGTATTGTTATGCCCAATTCGGCTCGACCCTTACGCCAACAATGCTACTGTTGGTAGCCGAAACCAATGGAAGAGAGGCCGGCGAATTTTTGGCAACCTATCTTTCTTTCGACCTTCTCTTCAGTAAAGTAGGCTGGATTTTGCTCGTCGCAGGGGTGCATACACTGTTTGTATTGCGCCATTTTGCACCGGAACGATGGCGAGAAGAAGGCCGCTTACTGATAGACAAACTCAAAAAGCCAATTCTTCAACAGGCTATGACGACGACATGGGTCGGCGGTGTCCTTTTCACGGGGGGGCTGATATGGAGTGTTTGTCTGTCGGCACATAACAAGACTGCGATGATACGACTGATGTCGGGACGTAATATCGGCGAAGTGGAGCACCGATTGACCGAAGATAAACATGCCGTTCTCTATCAGCCTGTTTACCGATTGGTCTTCAGCTTGTATGCCAATACGCTTGCTGCACAGCAAATCGACCAGCTCATAACTGCCTCCACCCGAGCAACAGTAGACAGCTGTGAATATAAAAGTCCACATATCGTGTTGATTATCGGCGAAAGTTACGGCAAGCATCATGCCCAGATGTACGGTTATACCATGCCCACCACGCCGCGACAAATACGCCGAGAGCGGAGCGGAAGACTGATAAAGTTCACCGATGTGGTGTCGCCTTGGAACCTGACGAGCTTTGTCTTCAAACATCTTTTTTCGCTTTACGATGTAGGAAGCAAAGGCGAGTGGTGTGACTATCCGCTTTTCCCGGAATTGTTTCGCAAGGCAGGCTATCACGTTACGTTCATCACCAACCAGTTTTTACCCAAGGCCCGTGAAGCGGTCTACGACTTCAGCGGCGGTTTCTTCCTCAATCATCCGGTGCTGAGTCAGGCTCAATTCGATACACGCAACGATCGAGTATATCGTTTTGACGAGAGTCTGCTGGGCGAATACGACCGTTTGCGAGAGCAGAACACCGCGCACAACCTCACCATTTTTCACCTCATGGGACAACATGTGACGTACAAGCAACGCTATCCTACCAACAGAGGACGGTGGACGGGGACCGATTACGAAACCCTGCGACCCGATCTGACGAGACGACAAAGGCAGGTCCTGGCGGAGTATGACAACGCCGTGCTGTACAACGACTCGGTGGTAGATCAGGTGATACGCCGTTTTGAGCGTGAGGAAGCCATCGTCATCTATGTCCCCGATCATGGAGAAGAATGTTATGAAGGCAACCGTGGCTTGATTTGTCGTAATCATTCGGCAGAAATCGACTACGACTTGGCCAAGTATGAATTTGAAATTCCGTTTTGGATATGGTGTTCGCGTCGTTACGTGCTTCGCCATCCCGAGGTCTATCGGGCAGTGATTGAGGCTCGCCACCGCCGATTCATGACCGACGCTTTGCCACATCTGCTGCTCTACCTGGCTGGCATCCACACACGAGATTACAAAGAAGAGAACAACCTTCTGAGTCCGACGTACAACGAACGCCGACCGAGAATTTTGAAAGGAAAAACCGATTATGACACGCTTCATCCCTGATCATCCGCTTCGCAGTCCCGAAATAACGCGTGCCGAGGGAGCCTTGTTGCGCGGAATGGCTATCATCGGCATTGTGTTGCACAACTATTGTCATTGGCTCGGCTCGATTGTGCGGGAGAACGAATACACCTTTCGACAGGGAAACGTAGACGGATTGCTCTCTGTGTTGCAACACCCCGATAGCCGGTTGCCTCTGCATCTGCTGTCGTTTTTCGGGCATTACGGCGTGCCCATCTTCCTTTTTCTGAGTGCATACGGACTGGAAAAGAAGTACGCCGGCAAGCTTTTACAGTCGCCCCCAAGAACTCTCACCAAACGGGTGCGCAGCGTCTTGGGTTTCATGGCAACCCATTACCTTAAACTTTTTCGCCTGATGGCTGTGGGCTTTGCTATTTTCCTTCTCGTGGATACCCTCACACCGCATCCCTGGCACTATGATATAGAGAAGATCGGAGCGCAATTGTTAATGCTAAACAACCTCTTTTCGCAACCCGACCGCATGATTTGGCCCGGACCTTATTGGTTCTTCGGGTTAATGATGCAATTCTATCTGCTCTATCGACTGGTGCTCTATCGGCGGCATTGGGCTGTGACGGCGGTGCTGATCGCGGTCTGCGTGGTGGTGCAGGGACTGCTTCCGCCCGACGGAGATGCCATGAACCGGTATCGGTATAACTGGATGGGCGGAATGTTGCCTTTCGGTTTCGGACTGCTCTACGCCCGATTCGAAAAGTCCCTTGGCACCATTTGTCAGACAAGCATTCGGCTCTTTGTAGGCGTTGCGTTATGCGTCGGATTAGTGTTTGCTATGAGTCTGAACTTTGTGGGGTGGACCTTCGCCCCCGCTATCGTATGTATGGGCGGCCTCTTGTTGGCAAAAACACTGACGAGTGCTCCCTTTTTCGGTCTTCTTTCGCAGATGTTGACCTGGTTAGGAAGTATCTCGGCTGCACTATTTGTGGTTCACCCTATTGCCCGAAAGGTCATCATCCCCCTTTCTCATCAAGGCCATCTGTACACAGGACTGTTGCTTTACGTCGTCGTGTCTATCATTTTGGCATGGTTGCTTCATCAAGTCATCCGGCGCATTCCGCTGCCGCGCCTCAACGATTAACACCGTAGGAAGATGCAGTTGAAAGAATTTCAGTGGGCAGGAATCAGCCGATACCGCAGCGAATTGATGGGGCTGGCCATTCTCTTCGTCATTCTCTTCCATGTCTCGTTGCCCCGGACGGATGCCTTTTTCGGCCTTCGCCGCATGGGCAACATCGGTGTCGACCTCTTCTTCTTCCTCAGCGGCGTAGGCCTTTGGTTCTCGCTGGCAGAGCGGACGGGACTTAGGAGATTTTTCCGCCGTCGCTATCTACGCATCTATCCCACTTGGTTGATCGTGGCTTGTCTTTATTACATTCCGATCTATGTCAAGGGGGGACACAATATTCGGGCCACGATTGATCTCCTGGGCGACATTCTCGTCAACTGGAATTTTTGGTTGCACGACGAGCTCACCTTTTGGTACATCCCCGCCACGATGATGCTCTACTTTCTCGCGCCGGGCTATGTACGACTTGTGTCGCGTCATCCCGTCTACCGATGGCTGCCATTAGTAGCCATTGTGTGGTGTTGCGCGGTGCAGTGGGTAAAGCCCTTGAATGATGCGGTGGGGCATTTGGAGATTTTTTGGAGTCGCATTCCCATCTTTCTCCTCGGGATGAACTGCGGGCAATGGGTGCGTGACAGTCGAACCGAAACCGGTAGCGCATTGTGGCTTCTTCTCCTACTGATAGTCCTTCCGCTGGGCACGTGCCTCTACATGGAGCAGCAGTTGCATGGGCGGTTCCCACTTTTCGCAGAGCGAATGTTGTACATCCCGCTGTCAGTCTCAAGCCTATTATTGTTGAGCAAGTTGTTTTCAGTTGTCCCCGAGCGGGTAAGGCACGCCTTGCGATTCCTGGGCAGTCTGAGTTTGGAGCTCTATCTCCTTCACGCCCACTTCGTGTTAGTGCATGTGGAGCGTTGGAGACTCACCTATTGGGGAACGGCACTCGTCTGCCTTTTATTGTCGCTCCCCCTGGCGTGGATGCTCCACCGTACCGTGCATATTCTAATAAAGAGATTTGAAAAATGAGAAACCTCTTGCGCCTTCTCCGTCCACAACAGTGGATCAAGAATGGATTTGTGCTCATCCCGTTGTTCTTCGGCGGAAAGCTCTTCTCCCCGTCGGCCTCCCTTTCTGGGATTATCGCCTTTTTTGCGTTCAGTTTTGCGGCCTCGGCCATCTATTGTTTCAATGATATAATTGATGTGGAGGCCGACCGTCGACACCCCGTCAAGCGTTCGCGCCCTATCGCCTCGGGCGCGGTGAGTCTGTCGTGGGCGTATGCGCTGATGGGTTGGATGGTTGTGCTCTCAGTTCTGCTCGTGACGCTGCTTCCCATCGGTCGAATGCAGGCGGGGATCGTTATCGCCTTCTACTTTGTACTCAACCTGGCCTATTGCGCCCGACTCAAGCGTTATGCCATTGTCGATGTATGTGTGGTAGCCTTCGGATTCGTGTTGCGCATCTTTGTGGGTGGATTTGCCACGGGCGTAACAGTGAGCAACTGGCTCGTACTGATGACCTACCTCCTGGCTCTGTTTCTTTCCTTTGCCAAGCGACGCGACGATGTACTGCGGATGAACGAGACAGGTGAACCTCCCCGGCAGAACACCATCCGATACAACCTCACCTTCATCAACCAAGCCATCACCATCACGGGCAGCGTCACGTTGGTGTGCTATATCATGTATACGGTGTCGCCCGAGGTGATGACCCGCTTCCATGCCCCCAACCTCTACCTCACGAGTATTCTTGTTCTCGTCGGACTCCTGCGATACATCCAACTCACAGTGGTAGATCGACGCAGCGGCGATCCGACTAAGCTTCTCCTGCGCGACCGCTTTACGCAACTCCTCGTCGCGGCCTGGCTCCTGACGTTTGTCGTGATTATCTATTGGGGATGAGATTTTCGGACTTGTCAATTAGTCAACTATGTCTATAAACGTCTCTCTATTCGACTTCGACGGCACCCTCACCACTCGCGACACGCTGCTCGCCTTCATCCGCTTTGCCAAAGGACGGCGACGACTGTTGTGCGGGCTCCTGCTCCATCTACCCATGCTTCTGTCCATGAAGCTACACCTCTATCCCAATGGCCGAGCCAAGGAGCGGCTCTTCAGCTTCTTCTTCGCAGGGACGACCGTCGCGCAGTTCCGCCAACTCTGTATCGCATTTGCCCGTGAGCATCGTCATCTGCTGCGGCCGCAGGGCCTCGAGACGCTCGAAAAAGCACAGAGCGAGGGGCAAATGGTGTTCGTCGTCAGTGCCAGTATTGAAACCTGGGTGAGGCCATTCTTTCCGCAACTGCCCGAGGGGCATGTCGTGGGAACGCAGGTAGAGGTGATCAACGGCCGACTCACGGGTCGATTTGCCACGCCCAACTGCTACGGTCCCGAGAAAGTGCGTCGCATCCAGCCCCTCCTGCCCCCGAGACACGAATGTCATATCACAGCCTACGGCGACAGTCGGGGCGATCAAGAAATGTTCAACTATGCCCATCAAACGTTTTTTCAACCCTTCCGAACCCGGTAGGCCCCAGCGAGCGGCCGAAATGCTGCGCTTCGCCCTCGTGGGAACGGCCGCCGTACTGATACAATACGCCATCTACGCCCTCCTCGTCTGCGCCATCGACCACAACCTGGCCATGAGCGTAGGCTATGGTGTGAGTTTCGTGTTCAACTTTTTGGCCAGCACGCGCTTCACCTTTCGGGTGGAACGGACGGTGAAACGTGGTGCGGGATTCGCCCTATCACATACGGTGAACTGGCTATTGCAATTAGCCGTTCTCAACCTTTTTCTGCGTTTGGGCCTGAGCAAAACTCTGGCTCCCTTGCCCATGTTCGCCATCTGCGTACCTGTAAATTTCGTGATGGTGCGTTTCTTTCTCAAACAGAACGGTGTGCGCATTTTCGCGCTCTTCCAACTGCGCCGAGAGGAGTTCGCCCCTGTCGCCCTGTTTTCGGGACTACTCCTGCCGCTCCACGCCTTGCTCATCGCTCACTACTGGACGCTTTTTACACCACTACGGGCTGAGTATGGCACGATTTTCATCCGCCATTTCCACCTCTCGGGCTTCGACCCCATCACCTATTCGGTCATCAGCGAGTGGTCGGCCGGCTACAACGTCTACCGCCACCCCCTGCTCGCTTTCTTCGTTTATCCCCTCTCCCTGCTGAATCAGGGACTGATGCAGCTCACCGGAATCAACTGCGCCGTCTTCCTCACCGCCGCCCTGTTGCTCTTCTGTGCCCTCTATTCCTTTGTTTTTCTGCATCGCCTGCTGCGCGATGTCTTGAGTTTATGTTTGGCAGATGCCCGTCTGCTCTCAGCCTTTTTCTTTTCCCTGGCCTACGTGCTGCTCTCGGCCATCGCCCCCGACCATTTCCTCCTTTCCCTCTTCCTCCTCCTGCTCACACTCTACCTCTCGGGACTGTATCTGCGCCAGCGTGCTCCCCTCCCGACCGTGACCACCCTTCTGCTCTTCATCCTCACGGCCGGCGTTT from Prevotella sp. oral taxon 475 encodes:
- a CDS encoding phosphoethanolamine transferase, whose protein sequence is MKFLEFTTRLFRGVFWPLRVNATFFFFMYVLGMVCAWCTLPVGRGAHLYEYLYAELLVDVYVLCAILALIPRCLRSWLRALLYLIIYATAAIDVYCYAQFGSTLTPTMLLLVAETNGREAGEFLATYLSFDLLFSKVGWILLVAGVHTLFVLRHFAPERWREEGRLLIDKLKKPILQQAMTTTWVGGVLFTGGLIWSVCLSAHNKTAMIRLMSGRNIGEVEHRLTEDKHAVLYQPVYRLVFSLYANTLAAQQIDQLITASTRATVDSCEYKSPHIVLIIGESYGKHHAQMYGYTMPTTPRQIRRERSGRLIKFTDVVSPWNLTSFVFKHLFSLYDVGSKGEWCDYPLFPELFRKAGYHVTFITNQFLPKAREAVYDFSGGFFLNHPVLSQAQFDTRNDRVYRFDESLLGEYDRLREQNTAHNLTIFHLMGQHVTYKQRYPTNRGRWTGTDYETLRPDLTRRQRQVLAEYDNAVLYNDSVVDQVIRRFEREEAIVIYVPDHGEECYEGNRGLICRNHSAEIDYDLAKYEFEIPFWIWCSRRYVLRHPEVYRAVIEARHRRFMTDALPHLLLYLAGIHTRDYKEENNLLSPTYNERRPRILKGKTDYDTLHP
- a CDS encoding acyltransferase; the encoded protein is MTRFIPDHPLRSPEITRAEGALLRGMAIIGIVLHNYCHWLGSIVRENEYTFRQGNVDGLLSVLQHPDSRLPLHLLSFFGHYGVPIFLFLSAYGLEKKYAGKLLQSPPRTLTKRVRSVLGFMATHYLKLFRLMAVGFAIFLLVDTLTPHPWHYDIEKIGAQLLMLNNLFSQPDRMIWPGPYWFFGLMMQFYLLYRLVLYRRHWAVTAVLIAVCVVVQGLLPPDGDAMNRYRYNWMGGMLPFGFGLLYARFEKSLGTICQTSIRLFVGVALCVGLVFAMSLNFVGWTFAPAIVCMGGLLLAKTLTSAPFFGLLSQMLTWLGSISAALFVVHPIARKVIIPLSHQGHLYTGLLLYVVVSIILAWLLHQVIRRIPLPRLND
- a CDS encoding acyltransferase, with the protein product MQLKEFQWAGISRYRSELMGLAILFVILFHVSLPRTDAFFGLRRMGNIGVDLFFFLSGVGLWFSLAERTGLRRFFRRRYLRIYPTWLIVACLYYIPIYVKGGHNIRATIDLLGDILVNWNFWLHDELTFWYIPATMMLYFLAPGYVRLVSRHPVYRWLPLVAIVWCCAVQWVKPLNDAVGHLEIFWSRIPIFLLGMNCGQWVRDSRTETGSALWLLLLLIVLPLGTCLYMEQQLHGRFPLFAERMLYIPLSVSSLLLLSKLFSVVPERVRHALRFLGSLSLELYLLHAHFVLVHVERWRLTYWGTALVCLLLSLPLAWMLHRTVHILIKRFEK
- a CDS encoding decaprenyl-phosphate phosphoribosyltransferase, translating into MRNLLRLLRPQQWIKNGFVLIPLFFGGKLFSPSASLSGIIAFFAFSFAASAIYCFNDIIDVEADRRHPVKRSRPIASGAVSLSWAYALMGWMVVLSVLLVTLLPIGRMQAGIVIAFYFVLNLAYCARLKRYAIVDVCVVAFGFVLRIFVGGFATGVTVSNWLVLMTYLLALFLSFAKRRDDVLRMNETGEPPRQNTIRYNLTFINQAITITGSVTLVCYIMYTVSPEVMTRFHAPNLYLTSILVLVGLLRYIQLTVVDRRSGDPTKLLLRDRFTQLLVAAWLLTFVVIIYWG
- a CDS encoding HAD family hydrolase; translated protein: MSINVSLFDFDGTLTTRDTLLAFIRFAKGRRRLLCGLLLHLPMLLSMKLHLYPNGRAKERLFSFFFAGTTVAQFRQLCIAFAREHRHLLRPQGLETLEKAQSEGQMVFVVSASIETWVRPFFPQLPEGHVVGTQVEVINGRLTGRFATPNCYGPEKVRRIQPLLPPRHECHITAYGDSRGDQEMFNYAHQTFFQPFRTR
- a CDS encoding DUF6080 domain-containing protein, whose protein sequence is MPIKRFFNPSEPGRPQRAAEMLRFALVGTAAVLIQYAIYALLVCAIDHNLAMSVGYGVSFVFNFLASTRFTFRVERTVKRGAGFALSHTVNWLLQLAVLNLFLRLGLSKTLAPLPMFAICVPVNFVMVRFFLKQNGVRIFALFQLRREEFAPVALFSGLLLPLHALLIAHYWTLFTPLRAEYGTIFIRHFHLSGFDPITYSVISEWSAGYNVYRHPLLAFFVYPLSLLNQGLMQLTGINCAVFLTAALLLFCALYSFVFLHRLLRDVLSLCLADARLLSAFFFSLAYVLLSAIAPDHFLLSLFLLLLTLYLSGLYLRQRAPLPTVTTLLLFILTAGVSLNNGLKVFLAALFTRGRGFFRPHFLLLAVLLPAALLWQFSRFEYRQFVWAGEVARHEARAKQKAVRQRQLPTLQRQSPPPKTAPKMGTPMMQGEFMRWTDVSTPRLSSTVENLFGESFQLHRDHLLEDLFGTRPVILPYRCVVNYVVEALLVLLFLAGVICGRYNRLLQLALSFALLDWALHLGLGFGLNEVYIMTVHWAYVVPLALACLFMRLRGGSLRLLRVLVLLLTIWLYGWNLSALVSYLLPA